A stretch of Tenrec ecaudatus isolate mTenEca1 chromosome 2, mTenEca1.hap1, whole genome shotgun sequence DNA encodes these proteins:
- the SUMO3 gene encoding small ubiquitin-related modifier 3: protein MSEEKPKEGVKTENDHINLKVAGQDGSVVQFKIKRHTPLSKLMKAYCERQGLSMRQIRFRFDGQPINETDTPAQLEMEDEDTIDVFQQQTGGERVAGGFSGCGL, encoded by the exons gaggGAGTGAAGACGGAGAACGACCACATCAACCTGAAGGTGGCCGGGCAGGATGGCTCTGTCGTCCAGTTCAAAATCAAGAGGCACACACCGCTGAGCAAGCTGATGAAGGCCTACTGTGAGCGACAG ggcTTGTCTATGAGACAGATTAGATTCAGGTTTGATGGACAGCCAATAAACGAAACAGACACCCCAGCCCAG CTGGAGATGGAGGATGAAGACACAATCGacgtgttccagcagcagacggGCGGCGAGCGGGTGGCTGGAGGCTTCTCGGGATGTGGCCTCTAG